The DNA sequence AAGGCTTTATTGAAGAATTGATAGTACAAATTTATCGAGATAACATGGAGGCTTTTAACCGAGAATTGTCCCAAAAAGACTTACAATTAGCCAAAGATCATATTCCAACTGCGATCGGTATCTTAACAGGATTGAAAGGAAGACCAGTTAATCTCGACTTAATTGAAGCACAAATTAGCACCACCAGAGAACAAAATTTTGCCGGAGTCTCTTTCTTTTTCTATGAAAGTCTTTGGAATATTGCCTCCGAAACTCCTCAAGAAAGGCAACAATTCTGGACGAAAATCTTTAGTGAAAAGATATTTACTAATTGAACGTTAACTCGACACCGACTAAGATCAATAAACCTTTACAATAATTAACAATACACATTTGAATCAATGAATCATCAACCGCAATTATGCAATCCATTTTTAATCTCGAACAATTTATTAACTACGAATTACTAAAAAACATTTACGAAGGTTGGCAAAAAATAAAAGCAGGGTTAAGTTTAGCCCACAAAAATTTTAGCACCGAAGTTCGTCAAAGAATATTTCCTTATCAACTACCCCTAGAAAAAGTTTCATCAGAAACATGGACAGTTTTACAGGCTAGACTAGACCAAATTATTGAAGAAGATTGGCAGGATGCAAAAGAAGGAGTTTATCCCCTTAACCTTCTATTTGATGCGGATTGGGGAAAATTTTTACAAGCATATATCGCTCTTTGGTTCGATTATCCTCAGACATGGCAAAGAATCAAAAATAATAACTTTCAAGACTTACCCTCTAATATTGACTCCAATAAATATCCTCAATACTATCGTCGCAATTTTCATTATCAAACTGATGGCTATTTGAGTGAACATTCTGCTGACATCTATGATTTACAAGTTGATATTCTTTTTAACGGTGTTACTGATGCCATGCGTCGCCGTATTCTCAAACCCTTAAAACAAGGCTTAAATACTTTAAATTCTAGTAGCAATCCGAAAATATTAGATGTTGCCTGTGGAACTGGTAGAACGTTAAAATTTATTCGGGCGACTTTCCCCCATGCCAGTTTATACGGGATAGATTTATCAGCCCCATACTTACGCAAAGCAAATGAATTATTATCCCAACTTCCTCAAGAATTACCCCAATTAGTGGAGGGTAACGGGGAAGAATTACCTTATCAAGATAACTATTTTCAAGGTGTCACCAGTGTCTTTCTTTTTCATGAGTTACCCAATCCAGTCAGACAAAAGGTAATTAATGAATGCTACCGTGTTTTACAAACAGGAGGAATCTGTATTTTTGCCGATTCGATGCAATTATCTGATTCCCCCGAATTAGAAACGATGATGACTAATTTTCCTATTGCTTTTCATGAACCTTTTTACAATGACTATATTCAGGATGATTTAAAATCTCGTTTGAATGTAGCCGGTTTTAGAAATATTCGGGAAGAAGTTCACGGTTTTAGTAAATATTGGATTGCGACAAAATAATCGATTCAAGTTATGAGCTAAGACTAAGATTCAATACTAATGTATTAATATTAAATAAGCTGGGGTATTGGGGAGAAACGAGTTAGGAGTTAGGAGTTAGGGGTATTGTGTTAGGGGATTAGAAGAAACTAATTCTTAAAGTGCCGAAGTTACTTACTAATTACTAATGGTTTATTACCTTTGCCCCTTGCCCTTTTAACTTTGCCCTTTTAACTTTGCCCCTTGCCCTTTTAACTTTCTGCCTACCCTCCTGACACCATTTTTTATTAATCAACCTCTTTTTAATCAATCCCTATATTATCTCGAACCGAAATGCTACCGACTTTTTCGAGTAAGATGTGAAAATAATAAAGTAAAAGTTAAATATTAATTAAGGATATACCTCATAATGGTTGACTCGATTATGTATCAAGAGGATGGTTATGTTGTGTTAGAAACTAATCAACCTGAACAATTATTAACAGAGATGGAATTATTGCAAAAATTAGAACAAGTTATCGAAAGTTGCCAAGATATACCTTCAGACATCGATAGTATTGACTCTCTTTCGGAAAAAGCAAAGTATCTTTTAGAAAACTATTGCGAATTTAACATTGATGATGATAACTCCTTACAATGGTATGTGGTGCGCTGGGAAAAAAGATAGATATAACAATCATGAGTTATTTTACTGATTTTAAAATTACTTTTGCCCCTCTGTGTTTAACTGAAGTTTATCAATTAGCTGATAATCCTGCCAATGGTGCGATCGCACTTATGAGTGGTACAGTCCGTTGTCAAACAGAAGGAAAAAAGGTAGAATACTTAGAATATCAGGCTTATGAACCGATGGCGGTAACAATATTTAAGCAGATAGGAGCAAATTTAGTTAACCAGTATCCCCAAATCAATAGTATTATCATTCATCATCGTATTGGTAAGTTAGTCATAGGAGATATTAGTGTTTTAGTCGCCGTAGGATGCCCTCATCGTCAGGAGGCTTTTAAGGCTTGTCAATATGCCATTGATACTCTCAAACATAATGCACCTATTTGGAAAAAAGAACATTTTGCCGATGGTGCCAGTAGTTGGGTAAGTATTGGGATGTGTGAAGCAGTGAGTAAGTAATATCGATTAACTAAACACTTTACAATAAGGTTTTGAAGAAGAATAGTCAAATCAAAATTGCTATGGATTTTCTTTTTTTATCAAAATTATTACCTCTTTTTTTC is a window from the Cyanobacterium sp. Dongsha4 genome containing:
- a CDS encoding class I SAM-dependent methyltransferase is translated as MQSIFNLEQFINYELLKNIYEGWQKIKAGLSLAHKNFSTEVRQRIFPYQLPLEKVSSETWTVLQARLDQIIEEDWQDAKEGVYPLNLLFDADWGKFLQAYIALWFDYPQTWQRIKNNNFQDLPSNIDSNKYPQYYRRNFHYQTDGYLSEHSADIYDLQVDILFNGVTDAMRRRILKPLKQGLNTLNSSSNPKILDVACGTGRTLKFIRATFPHASLYGIDLSAPYLRKANELLSQLPQELPQLVEGNGEELPYQDNYFQGVTSVFLFHELPNPVRQKVINECYRVLQTGGICIFADSMQLSDSPELETMMTNFPIAFHEPFYNDYIQDDLKSRLNVAGFRNIREEVHGFSKYWIATK
- a CDS encoding chlororespiratory reduction protein 7, with the protein product MVDSIMYQEDGYVVLETNQPEQLLTEMELLQKLEQVIESCQDIPSDIDSIDSLSEKAKYLLENYCEFNIDDDNSLQWYVVRWEKR
- a CDS encoding molybdenum cofactor biosynthesis protein MoaE → MSYFTDFKITFAPLCLTEVYQLADNPANGAIALMSGTVRCQTEGKKVEYLEYQAYEPMAVTIFKQIGANLVNQYPQINSIIIHHRIGKLVIGDISVLVAVGCPHRQEAFKACQYAIDTLKHNAPIWKKEHFADGASSWVSIGMCEAVSK